From Solanum lycopersicum chromosome 8, SLM_r2.1, the proteins below share one genomic window:
- the LOC101246455 gene encoding omega-amidase, chloroplastic, which yields MRLGFLFLSSSSPVVGSSISRSIARPAPSLLLHHPFHFIPNRTTTNSNPFQFSPRSTLTASASSMASTFKPEQARVPPALQLPSPPITKFKIGLCQLSVTADKERNIAHARAAIEEAAEKGAKLVVLPEIWNSPYSNDSFPIYAEDIDAGPDASPSTAMLSEAARLLKITIVGGSIPEHSGDKLYNTCCVFDADGKLKAKHRKIHLFDIDIPGKITFKESQTLTAGETPTVVDTEVGRIGIGICYDIRFQELAMLYAARGAHLICYPGAFNMTTGPLHWELLQRARAVDNQLYVATCAPARDVDGGYVAWGHSTLIGPFGEVLATTEHDEAIIISEIDYSQIELRRTNLPLEKQRRGDLYQLVDVQRSSSQ from the exons atgaGACTTGGATTCCTcttcttatcttcttcttcGCCAGTAGTTGGATCCTCCATTTCTCGGTCCATCGCACGGCCTGCACCCTCACTCCTGCTCCATCATCCCTTTCACTTCATCCCAAATCGTACAACCACTAACAGCAACCCATTCCAATTTTCACCACGTTCAACTCTCACTGCATCAGCTTCTTCCATGGCTTCCACTTTCAAGCCCGAACAAGCTAGGGTTCCTCCTGCTCTCCAATTGCCCTCTCCTCCTATCACTAAG TTTAAGATTGGCCTATGCCAATTATCGGTGACGGCAGATAAGGAAAGGAATATTGCTCATGCGCGAGCAGCAATTGAGGAGGCTGCTGAGAAGGGGGCTAAGCTTGTTGTTTTGCCT GAAATATGGAATAGTCCATATTCAAATGATAGCTTCCCAATTTATGCTGAAGACATTGATGCTGGTCCTGATGCATCACCGTCAACTGCCATGCTCTCTGAAGCAGCTCGACTTCTGAAGATTACTATAGTGGGAGGCTCTATACCTGAACACAGTGGGGACAAGCTGTATAATACTTGCTGCGTCTTTGATGCTGACGGAAAGTTGAAAGCTAAGCACAGAAAG ATACATCTTTTTGACATTGATATCCCTGGTAAAATAACCTTTAAGGAATCACAGACGCTTACTGCAGGAGAGACTCCAACTGTTGTGGATACAG AGGTTGGCCGAATTGGTATAGGGATCTGCTATGACATTCGCTTTCAGGAGTTGGCCATGCTATATGCAGCAAGAG GGGCTCACCTGATCTGCTATCCTGGGGCGTTCAACATGACTACTGGACCACTGCACTGGGAGTTACTGCAAAGGGCAAG GGCAGTTGATAATCAG CTATATGTTGCAACATGTGCACCTGCTCGAGACGTTGATGGTGGATATGTGGCTTGGGGGCATTCCACACTAATTGGACCA TTCGGAGAAGTGCTGGCTACAACTGAACATGACGAGGCAATAATCATCTCGGAGATCGACTATTCGCAAATTGAACTGAGGAG GACAAACCTTCCATTAGAGAAGCAAAGACGAGGTGATCTTTACCAGTTGGTAGATGTACAGAGGTCGAGTTCTCAGTAA